A stretch of Paenibacillus sp. URB8-2 DNA encodes these proteins:
- a CDS encoding radical SAM protein, whose translation MITRNVSACIREIQKHSTPDGSGTQTILYLKGCPLYCNWCPNPEFRNPDVRLLWDPIRAKHFEDGRIYSVQEVLELCLDNHDPARRTVSGVTLTGGEALMQHTFLHELLSRLKELGVHTTVETTGYVPEAQFAKLLPLIDHLIFYLKHYEREAHRKITGVYNDLIIENLRNSLSSPSEVEVRLNLIPGLNDRPEDAEGFARLLQRIGVKQVQLYPFSTQADSSGRHNAPDNASLFTELELAAYQEAFQNLIR comes from the coding sequence TTGATAACGAGAAACGTAAGCGCTTGCATTCGTGAAATTCAGAAACATAGCACCCCTGACGGTTCCGGTACTCAAACGATTCTTTACCTAAAGGGCTGTCCTCTGTACTGCAATTGGTGCCCCAATCCGGAGTTCCGCAATCCCGATGTCAGGTTGTTATGGGACCCGATCAGAGCTAAACATTTCGAAGACGGACGGATTTATTCCGTTCAGGAGGTATTGGAGTTATGCCTCGATAATCATGATCCAGCCAGAAGGACAGTGTCCGGGGTCACGTTGACCGGCGGAGAAGCCTTGATGCAGCACACCTTTCTCCATGAACTGCTGTCACGCTTGAAAGAGCTCGGAGTACATACGACCGTTGAAACTACCGGATATGTGCCAGAGGCTCAGTTTGCCAAACTGCTTCCTCTAATCGATCATCTGATATTCTATCTAAAACACTATGAACGTGAAGCGCACAGAAAAATAACCGGAGTTTACAATGATCTGATCATTGAAAATTTACGGAACTCTCTCTCCAGTCCAAGCGAGGTTGAGGTGCGGCTTAACCTTATTCCCGGATTGAACGACCGTCCGGAAGATGCGGAAGGATTTGCCAGACTGCTCCAGCGTATAGGTGTAAAACAAGTGCAGCTTTACCCCTTCAGCACTCAGGCAGATTCGTCAGGGCGGCACAATGCCCCAGATAACGCTTCATTGTTTACCGAGTTGGAATTGGCCGCCTATCAGGAAGCCTTTCAAAATCTTATAAGATGA